A region of Burkholderiales bacterium DNA encodes the following proteins:
- a CDS encoding tripartite tricarboxylate transporter substrate binding protein codes for MRKAASILAIIGLNGVGTWAIAQSYPVKPIRMLFGSTAGSGAGDTSARLLAQKMGEILGQNVIVENRPGAGGSIADEAAARAPADGYTILYAAGASAILPALRPRLGYNIERDLAPVSLVVITSFALSVHPNVPVNDVKALIALARAQPRKLTFGSPGVGSSAHFAAELFNMMSGVRMLHVPYKGPAEAVTALVGGEIDVAFPSVTAALPLVGAGKLKTLAVSSARRAPLLPSVPTIEEAGLPGYARAGWNGVLVPVATPKDIVGRLNGAIVKGINTPEAKEQLARLGIEGQPGTPEQFAAFIKNELAQNAKVVKFAGIKVE; via the coding sequence TTGCGTAAAGCAGCATCGATACTCGCGATCATCGGCCTGAACGGCGTCGGTACCTGGGCAATCGCACAAAGCTACCCCGTCAAACCGATCCGCATGCTGTTCGGCTCGACCGCGGGCAGCGGCGCCGGCGACACCTCCGCGCGCTTGCTCGCGCAGAAGATGGGCGAGATCCTCGGGCAGAACGTGATCGTCGAGAACCGTCCCGGGGCGGGCGGCTCGATCGCCGACGAAGCGGCGGCGCGCGCGCCCGCGGACGGCTACACCATCCTCTACGCCGCGGGCGCGTCGGCGATCCTGCCGGCGCTGCGTCCGAGGCTCGGCTACAACATCGAGCGCGATCTCGCGCCGGTGTCGCTCGTAGTGATCACCTCGTTCGCGCTCTCGGTGCACCCCAACGTGCCGGTGAACGACGTGAAGGCGCTGATCGCGCTCGCGCGGGCGCAGCCGCGCAAGCTCACGTTCGGCTCGCCCGGGGTAGGCAGCTCGGCGCACTTCGCGGCGGAGCTCTTCAACATGATGTCCGGCGTGCGCATGCTGCACGTGCCGTACAAGGGACCGGCCGAAGCGGTGACCGCGCTCGTCGGCGGCGAGATCGATGTCGCTTTTCCCAGCGTCACCGCCGCGCTGCCGCTGGTCGGCGCGGGCAAGCTGAAGACGCTCGCGGTGAGCTCGGCCCGGCGCGCGCCGCTGTTACCCTCGGTGCCGACGATCGAAGAAGCGGGATTGCCGGGCTATGCGAGGGCAGGGTGGAACGGCGTGCTCGTCCCCGTCGCGACGCCTAAGGACATCGTCGGCAGGCTCAACGGCGCGATCGTCAAGGGCATCAACACGCCCGAGGCCAAAGAGCAGCTCGCCAGGCTCGGCATCGAGGGGCAGCCCGGCACGCCCGAGCAATTCGCGGCGTTCATCAAGAACGAGCTCGCGCAGAACGCGAAGGTCGTGAAGTTCGCCGGGATCAAAGTCGAATAA
- a CDS encoding polysaccharide deacetylase family protein, which yields MAEASLAPNRVDYLPLIDRPVIRWPNGARVAFWVAPNVEHYEYLPPLDGARNPWPRMPLPDAQTYSAHEYGNRVGFWRLLPVLDHYGVRCSTTLNIGVLEHFPDIAEAMLERDWAFVNHGYYNTRFLTTLSEEQEREVLVTCRELFRKHTGREIKGQSGPAASNTERTPDLVAEAGFVYQTDWKIDDQPLPVRVRSGKLVCVPYTSELNDASLFTRHFDADYYAKICKAQFDRLYREGEGSGRCMCIAFHPYLMGRPDRVKYLAEVLEHILSHAGVWQATTDEIAEHYLAHTYDAAVAHAERIDGR from the coding sequence ATGGCCGAAGCATCGCTCGCGCCGAATCGCGTCGACTATCTGCCGCTCATCGACCGGCCGGTCATCCGCTGGCCGAACGGTGCGCGCGTCGCGTTCTGGGTGGCGCCCAATGTCGAGCATTACGAGTATCTGCCGCCGCTCGACGGCGCGCGCAATCCGTGGCCGCGGATGCCGCTGCCGGACGCGCAAACGTACTCCGCGCACGAATACGGCAACCGCGTCGGTTTCTGGCGCCTGCTGCCGGTGCTCGACCACTACGGCGTGCGCTGCTCGACGACGCTCAACATCGGCGTGCTCGAGCATTTCCCCGACATCGCCGAGGCGATGCTCGAGCGCGACTGGGCGTTCGTCAACCACGGCTACTACAACACGCGCTTTCTCACGACGCTGTCGGAAGAACAGGAGCGCGAGGTGCTCGTCACGTGCCGTGAGCTCTTTCGCAAGCATACCGGCCGCGAGATCAAGGGCCAGTCGGGACCCGCCGCGTCGAACACCGAGCGCACGCCGGACCTCGTCGCCGAAGCCGGTTTCGTCTACCAGACCGACTGGAAGATCGACGACCAGCCGCTGCCGGTCCGTGTGCGATCGGGAAAGCTCGTGTGCGTGCCCTACACCTCGGAGCTCAACGACGCGTCGCTCTTCACGCGCCACTTCGATGCCGATTACTACGCGAAGATCTGCAAGGCGCAGTTCGACCGGCTCTATCGCGAGGGCGAAGGCAGCGGACGCTGTATGTGCATCGCGTTCCATCCCTATCTCATGGGACGGCCGGACCGCGTGAAGTATCTGGCCGAAGTGCTCGAGCACATCCTGTCGCACGCCGGCGTGTGGCAGGCGACCACCGACGAGATCGCCGAGCACTATCTCGCGCATACCTACGATGCGGCGGTCGCGCACGCGGAGCGTATCGATGGCCGCTGA
- a CDS encoding polysaccharide deacetylase family protein, giving the protein MAADARYARPAFRRGMDHEHYAWSPLNATRPQLRWPHEARVAVCAIVSLGHAEWKRPEGSYQPPNFAGGYGWGPFPDVTAWSHREYGHRVGVFRVLDVLEKHGIPPTIAIDAMTARHYPWLVRHCSARGGEIVAHGLSASRPITSLMSEAEERGYIRTSLDAVAQATGTAPTGWWGPEAGESERTPRLLAEAGIRYVCDWANDEQPYRMNVPQGELCALPVSLPLDDVNALWDRRIEIDRYGRMIEETFDVLYRDGAANPRLLALPLHPFLIGQPFRIGYLDAALAHVVAHEHVWRATGSQIIREAFPPPRGEG; this is encoded by the coding sequence ATGGCCGCTGACGCCCGATACGCACGTCCTGCGTTCCGCCGCGGCATGGACCACGAGCACTACGCGTGGTCGCCGCTGAACGCGACGCGCCCGCAGTTACGCTGGCCGCATGAAGCGCGCGTCGCGGTGTGCGCGATCGTCTCGCTCGGCCACGCCGAGTGGAAGCGCCCCGAGGGAAGTTACCAGCCGCCCAACTTCGCCGGCGGCTACGGCTGGGGTCCCTTCCCCGACGTCACCGCATGGTCGCACCGCGAGTACGGCCACCGGGTCGGCGTCTTCCGCGTGCTCGACGTGCTGGAGAAGCACGGCATCCCGCCGACGATCGCGATCGACGCGATGACCGCACGCCACTATCCGTGGCTGGTGCGGCACTGCTCGGCGCGCGGCGGCGAGATCGTCGCGCACGGCCTCTCGGCTTCGCGCCCGATCACGAGCCTCATGTCCGAAGCCGAGGAGCGCGGCTACATACGCACGTCGCTCGACGCGGTCGCACAGGCGACCGGCACGGCGCCGACCGGTTGGTGGGGACCCGAAGCGGGGGAGTCGGAGAGGACGCCGCGGCTGCTCGCCGAAGCCGGCATCCGTTACGTGTGCGACTGGGCGAACGACGAGCAGCCCTACCGCATGAACGTGCCGCAGGGCGAGCTATGCGCCCTGCCCGTTTCGTTGCCGCTCGACGACGTCAATGCGCTGTGGGACCGGCGCATCGAGATCGACCGCTACGGCAGGATGATCGAAGAGACCTTCGACGTGCTTTACCGCGACGGCGCGGCGAATCCGCGCCTCCTCGCTCTGCCGCTGCACCCGTTTCTCATCGGGCAGCCGTTTCGCATCGGCTACCTCGATGCGGCGCTCGCGCACGTCGTTGCGCACGAGCACGTGTGGCGCGCGACCGGTTCACAGATCATCCGCGAAGCATTCCCTCCCCCTCGGGGCGAGGGCTAG
- a CDS encoding sulfatase-like hydrolase/transferase, with product MSAGPRPTRPRRSLAIALVIAALAAYLVMNWTIVVDVATNATRPPAKTALYTAWIACGFVTFAAFTIAARAWLLWALLACAFVSLTVNYAYLSIMREALTVDVIEWLPHEIGQLGNVSIEHGAKILPATARAAALIAVFVVLRWLARRSGGVAERLATHRRASPLATLALLGFTAAGMVLQPPSSVAESNLYAFGIPALYARAPDPRPLDARPVRASPFRKIVVIVDESVTREAYERLVARRTQGLPVADFGEAASTTNCSAPSNALLRWGVRREEAAHADYDPRTNPMIWAYARAAGFATVLIDGQSTGGKQNYLNPKELELIEEFVPAERDAQTDIAIADILNKRLKSPRPAFIYVVKKGAHFPYEMNYPPDAVRANASRAEKYAAAVSHTTGKFFERLSRGLPFDRILLVYTSDHGQDLTKRATHCNGDPAAEEYSVPLLAITGDRKGAGFRSSETLFDHASHLNIFPTVLISLGYDEHWVAATYGPSLAGPPSPYLSFVNRGWQGQRGAERHTVRASDFVTSETFPKRAPGAGRQLMLED from the coding sequence ATGTCCGCAGGACCGCGGCCGACCCGGCCGCGCCGGTCGCTCGCGATCGCGCTCGTGATCGCCGCGCTGGCCGCTTACCTCGTCATGAACTGGACGATCGTCGTGGACGTCGCGACGAACGCCACGCGCCCGCCCGCCAAGACGGCGCTCTACACCGCCTGGATCGCGTGCGGCTTCGTCACCTTCGCCGCGTTCACGATCGCGGCGCGCGCGTGGCTGCTGTGGGCGCTGCTCGCCTGCGCGTTCGTGTCGCTGACGGTCAACTACGCCTACCTCTCGATCATGCGCGAGGCGCTGACCGTCGACGTGATCGAATGGCTGCCGCACGAGATCGGCCAGCTCGGCAACGTCTCGATCGAGCACGGCGCGAAGATACTGCCCGCCACGGCGCGCGCTGCCGCGCTGATCGCGGTTTTCGTCGTGCTGCGGTGGCTCGCGCGCAGGAGCGGCGGTGTCGCGGAACGCCTCGCGACGCATCGACGCGCGTCGCCGCTCGCGACGCTCGCGCTGCTCGGATTCACCGCGGCAGGCATGGTGTTGCAGCCGCCGAGCTCGGTGGCGGAAAGCAATCTGTACGCATTCGGGATACCCGCGCTTTACGCGAGAGCGCCGGATCCGCGGCCGCTCGACGCGCGCCCCGTCCGCGCCTCCCCATTCCGCAAGATCGTGGTGATCGTCGACGAGAGCGTGACGCGCGAGGCTTACGAGCGTCTCGTCGCGCGCCGCACGCAGGGCCTCCCGGTGGCCGATTTCGGCGAAGCGGCGTCGACCACCAATTGCAGCGCGCCGAGCAACGCGCTGCTGCGCTGGGGCGTGCGGCGCGAGGAAGCGGCGCACGCTGACTACGATCCGCGCACCAATCCGATGATCTGGGCTTACGCGCGCGCCGCCGGATTCGCCACGGTGCTGATCGACGGTCAGTCCACCGGCGGCAAGCAGAATTACCTGAACCCGAAAGAGCTCGAGCTCATCGAGGAGTTCGTCCCGGCCGAACGCGACGCGCAGACCGACATCGCGATCGCGGACATACTGAACAAGCGCCTGAAGAGTCCGCGGCCGGCGTTCATTTACGTCGTGAAGAAAGGCGCGCACTTCCCCTACGAGATGAACTATCCGCCCGATGCGGTCCGAGCCAACGCATCGCGCGCGGAAAAGTACGCCGCGGCGGTGTCGCATACGACCGGGAAGTTCTTCGAGCGTCTCTCGCGCGGGCTGCCGTTCGACCGCATCCTTCTCGTCTACACGTCGGACCACGGGCAGGACCTGACGAAGCGCGCGACGCACTGCAACGGCGATCCCGCCGCGGAGGAGTATTCGGTGCCGCTGCTCGCGATCACCGGCGATCGCAAGGGTGCGGGTTTCCGATCGAGCGAGACGCTGTTCGACCACGCCTCGCATCTGAACATCTTCCCGACGGTGCTGATCTCGCTGGGCTACGACGAGCATTGGGTCGCCGCGACCTACGGTCCGTCGCTGGCGGGACCGCCGTCGCCCTACCTGAGCTTCGTCAACCGCGGCTGGCAGGGTCAGCGCGGCGCCGAGCGCCACACCGTGCGCGCGAGCGACTTCGTGACCAGCGAAACGTTTCCGAAGCGCGCGCCCGGCGCCGGGCGACAGCTCATGCTGGAAGATTAG
- a CDS encoding MaoC family dehydratase, producing MAGVSYLEDLKPGQTFGSGTLTVDADAITSFAAQFDPQPFHLDEASARETFFGGLVASGWHTAAMTMRLLVGGELRPAGGLIGAGVDELRWPRAVRAGDVLRVSTEVLEVRESKSRPDIGSIKLRTTTLNQDDEPVQVFVGNLIVQRRPRA from the coding sequence ATGGCAGGCGTCAGCTATCTCGAAGACCTGAAGCCGGGGCAGACCTTCGGCTCGGGAACGCTGACGGTGGACGCCGACGCCATTACGTCGTTCGCAGCGCAATTCGATCCACAGCCCTTCCATCTCGACGAGGCGAGCGCGCGCGAAACGTTCTTCGGCGGGCTGGTGGCGAGCGGATGGCATACCGCCGCGATGACCATGCGCCTCCTCGTCGGCGGCGAGCTCAGGCCCGCGGGCGGACTGATCGGCGCCGGTGTCGACGAGCTGCGCTGGCCGCGGGCGGTGCGTGCCGGCGACGTGCTGCGCGTGAGCACCGAGGTGCTCGAAGTGCGCGAGTCGAAGTCGCGTCCGGACATCGGCTCGATCAAGCTCAGAACCACCACGCTCAATCAGGACGACGAGCCGGTGCAGGTGTTCGTCGGCAACCTGATCGTGCAGCGTCGTCCGCGCGCGTGA
- a CDS encoding tripartite tricarboxylate transporter substrate binding protein — MKRTFALTLLACSATCALAAEYPTKPVRIVTPFPPGGSVDLVARLIGTELSKPLGQQVVIDNRSGASGIIGTELAKNAAPDGYTLLVNTLPFVTNQFAYDKVPYDPINDFAAISLLTSVASVLVAHPSLPVTTMKDLIALAKAKPGAITYGTAGAATNPHIAGELLNNLARIKLVAVHYKGGGPATVATLSGETQLYFVNAIPEALPHIRAGKLKALGITATKRNASAPDIPTMAEAGLPGYEFTTWQILAAPKATPAPIIATLSEKVRATLKAPDAMKRWQDRGFDVIASTPQEMTAHLNSEVRKWRAVFKEQHIKAE; from the coding sequence ATGAAAAGAACGTTCGCATTGACCCTGCTCGCGTGCAGCGCCACGTGCGCGCTCGCGGCCGAATATCCGACCAAGCCGGTCCGTATCGTGACCCCGTTCCCGCCCGGCGGCAGCGTCGATCTCGTCGCGCGCCTGATCGGCACCGAGCTGTCCAAGCCGCTCGGACAGCAGGTCGTCATCGACAACCGCAGCGGCGCCTCGGGCATCATCGGCACCGAGCTCGCGAAGAACGCGGCCCCCGACGGCTACACGCTGCTCGTCAACACGCTGCCTTTCGTCACCAACCAGTTCGCGTACGACAAGGTGCCGTACGATCCGATCAACGATTTCGCGGCGATCTCGCTGCTCACGTCGGTGGCGTCGGTGCTGGTCGCCCATCCGTCGCTGCCGGTGACGACGATGAAGGACCTGATCGCGCTGGCGAAGGCCAAGCCGGGCGCGATCACCTACGGCACGGCCGGCGCCGCGACCAACCCCCACATCGCGGGCGAGCTCCTGAACAACCTCGCCAGGATCAAGCTCGTCGCGGTCCATTACAAGGGCGGCGGCCCGGCGACCGTCGCGACGCTGAGCGGCGAGACGCAGCTCTACTTCGTCAACGCCATACCCGAAGCGCTGCCGCACATCCGCGCCGGGAAGCTCAAAGCGCTCGGCATCACCGCGACGAAACGCAACGCGAGCGCGCCCGACATCCCGACGATGGCCGAAGCCGGGCTGCCGGGCTACGAATTCACCACCTGGCAGATCCTTGCCGCCCCGAAGGCCACGCCGGCGCCGATCATCGCGACGCTGAGCGAGAAGGTGCGCGCCACGCTCAAGGCGCCCGACGCGATGAAGCGCTGGCAGGATCGCGGCTTCGACGTCATCGCGAGCACGCCGCAGGAGATGACCGCGCATCTCAACAGCGAGGTCAGGAAGTGGCGGGCGGTCTTCAAGGAACAGCACATCAAGGCGGAGTAA
- a CDS encoding nuclear transport factor 2 family protein, which produces MAGNAEMIIERDKQRMTAMAQKDTVALKGMLCKGLVYTHSSARQDTKESIIQGMESGTTVYTSVVPSEVKAQDLGNAVVLTGVAAISVNSNGKPNSFRVRFTDVWENQNGTWRMIAWQSTKIPE; this is translated from the coding sequence ATGGCCGGCAACGCAGAAATGATCATCGAGCGCGACAAGCAGCGCATGACCGCGATGGCGCAGAAGGACACCGTGGCGCTCAAAGGCATGCTGTGCAAAGGGCTCGTCTACACCCACTCGTCCGCGCGCCAGGACACCAAGGAGAGCATCATCCAGGGGATGGAATCGGGAACGACGGTCTACACGTCGGTCGTCCCGTCCGAGGTCAAGGCACAGGACCTCGGCAACGCGGTCGTCCTCACCGGCGTCGCCGCGATCAGCGTCAATTCCAACGGCAAGCCCAACTCGTTCCGCGTCCGCTTCACCGACGTCTGGGAAAACCAGAACGGCACGTGGCGCATGATCGCGTGGCAGTCGACCAAGATCCCCGAGTAA
- a CDS encoding prolyl oligopeptidase family serine peptidase, with translation MAETQRAPNYFMYFPDSYRWSAEMMALLSAAPYGGPEIAEIDRAGRKLKAHVGDDDAWFRVLREEGEVLDRRARDAEGDGHKLTAAQNYLRACSLYQHAEHFRQPKDDAALAVFQRSIECFGKFAALTDRPRIELVDVPFDGGAFPAIFVHAENANADRTPAVVRFPGFDTQKELQFFRGVTDITRRGISVLVVDGPGSGEALRMRGLLLRHDYEIAGSAAIDYLETRKDVDAKRIGIVALSLGGYFAPRCAAYDARYKACVIWGAMWDYHETWRKRIERLRNASLSVPPHHLLWVTGTNDYDEALKKIEGLRLDGVAQNVTCPVLITHGTEDEQAPLEDARKLYDALASQDKTLRIFDAGEGGAQHCQRDYLTHVGAVIADWLVEKL, from the coding sequence ATGGCGGAAACGCAACGCGCGCCGAACTACTTCATGTACTTCCCCGACAGCTATCGCTGGTCGGCGGAGATGATGGCGCTGTTGAGCGCGGCGCCTTACGGAGGACCCGAGATCGCCGAGATCGACCGCGCCGGCAGGAAGCTCAAGGCCCACGTCGGCGACGACGATGCGTGGTTTCGCGTGCTGCGCGAGGAAGGGGAGGTGCTCGATCGCCGCGCGCGGGATGCGGAAGGGGACGGGCACAAGCTCACTGCCGCGCAAAACTATCTGCGCGCATGCTCGCTGTATCAGCACGCCGAGCACTTTCGGCAGCCGAAGGACGACGCGGCGCTGGCGGTGTTCCAGCGCTCGATCGAATGCTTCGGGAAGTTCGCCGCGCTCACCGACCGCCCGCGCATCGAGCTCGTCGACGTGCCGTTCGACGGCGGCGCGTTTCCCGCGATCTTCGTGCACGCGGAGAACGCGAACGCGGACCGCACCCCTGCGGTGGTGCGCTTTCCCGGCTTCGATACGCAAAAGGAGCTCCAGTTCTTCCGCGGCGTGACCGACATCACCCGCCGCGGGATATCGGTGCTCGTTGTAGACGGGCCCGGCAGCGGGGAAGCGCTGCGTATGCGCGGATTGCTGCTGCGTCACGATTACGAGATCGCGGGGAGCGCGGCGATCGATTACCTCGAGACGCGCAAGGACGTGGACGCAAAGCGCATCGGCATCGTCGCGCTCTCCCTCGGGGGCTATTTCGCGCCGCGCTGCGCCGCGTACGACGCGCGCTACAAGGCCTGCGTGATCTGGGGCGCGATGTGGGACTATCACGAGACCTGGCGCAAGCGCATCGAGCGCCTGCGCAATGCCTCACTGTCGGTGCCGCCGCATCACCTGCTGTGGGTGACCGGCACGAACGATTACGACGAGGCGCTGAAAAAGATCGAAGGGCTCCGCCTCGACGGCGTCGCGCAGAACGTGACGTGCCCGGTGCTCATCACCCACGGCACCGAGGACGAGCAGGCGCCGCTGGAAGATGCGCGCAAGCTCTACGACGCCCTCGCGTCGCAAGACAAGACGCTGCGCATCTTCGACGCCGGGGAGGGCGGCGCGCAGCACTGCCAGCGCGACTATCTCACCCACGTCGGGGCGGTGATCGCGGACTGGCTGGTGGAAAAACTGTAA
- a CDS encoding tripartite tricarboxylate transporter substrate binding protein: protein MRESRRWIVALLALLATGAGAQEYPSKLIRMVVPFPPAGATDNYSRMLAKELQASFGQTVIVDNRTGATGLIGTELAKRAPADGYTLLFTSNTAHVLGPLPREPRPFDAAADFTPITKLVRYPLYLLIHPSVPAKSLKEFIAFAKNRPGQLIYASSGQAGTSHLVAELFNEAAGIKAVHVPYKGTTPAIQATVAGETHYLFNNIGVSQPLVAAGKLRGLAITGEKRSPALPEMPTLAEQGIRGLESAQTWLGLLAPANLPQPLLAKLHAEVTRIMKTPEMEKRIQTDGYVLALNTPAQFKSELQGEVATWSRVIRQRGIKAE, encoded by the coding sequence ATGAGAGAGTCGCGGCGTTGGATCGTCGCATTGCTGGCGCTGCTCGCCACGGGCGCCGGCGCGCAGGAGTATCCGAGCAAGCTGATCCGCATGGTCGTGCCGTTCCCGCCCGCGGGCGCGACCGACAATTACTCGCGCATGCTCGCGAAAGAGCTGCAGGCCTCGTTCGGGCAGACGGTGATCGTCGACAACCGCACCGGCGCGACGGGGCTGATCGGCACCGAGCTCGCGAAGCGCGCGCCGGCCGACGGCTACACGCTGCTCTTCACGTCGAACACCGCGCACGTGCTCGGACCGCTGCCGCGCGAGCCGCGCCCGTTCGACGCGGCTGCGGACTTCACGCCGATCACCAAGCTCGTGCGCTATCCGCTGTATCTGCTCATCCATCCTTCGGTGCCGGCGAAGTCGCTGAAGGAGTTCATCGCCTTCGCCAAGAACCGTCCGGGGCAGCTCATCTATGCGAGCTCCGGCCAGGCGGGCACGAGTCATCTGGTTGCGGAGCTTTTCAACGAGGCGGCGGGGATCAAGGCGGTCCACGTGCCTTACAAGGGGACGACGCCGGCGATCCAGGCGACCGTCGCCGGCGAGACCCACTACCTCTTCAACAACATCGGCGTGTCGCAGCCGCTGGTCGCCGCGGGGAAGCTCAGGGGCCTTGCCATCACCGGCGAGAAGCGCTCGCCCGCGCTGCCGGAGATGCCGACGCTCGCCGAGCAGGGGATCCGCGGGCTCGAGAGCGCGCAGACCTGGCTGGGGCTGCTCGCGCCGGCGAACCTGCCGCAGCCGCTGCTCGCCAAGCTGCACGCGGAAGTCACGCGGATCATGAAGACACCCGAGATGGAGAAGCGCATCCAGACGGACGGCTACGTGCTCGCCCTGAACACGCCCGCGCAATTCAAGAGTGAGTTGCAGGGCGAGGTCGCGACGTGGTCGCGCGTCATCAGGCAGCGCGGGATCAAGGCGGAGTGA
- a CDS encoding alpha/beta fold hydrolase: MYYESNWIHSFPQNYQWSNATLITKGMAPYGAVALGEIDEIVLRLHARADEPHAWWEEWCAMAERVEKLGDEAAAAGHHATAGNYYLRAGMYYFTGERMVPPGEQKTGIYKRSLRCSQEGLKRRYPELEIVDVPYENSGLAAYFLKTTRTRGPAPTVVLFNGLDNCKEMNVLFAGAELAFRGFNCLAIDGPGQGESLRLRNHPSRYDYEAAGTPAYEYVASRADVDPKRVAIIAYSAGGYYAPRVAAFEKRYAACVAWGPHYDYHAVWEKRYAAMKKDGNSVATSHFQLPWVLGVADMATAMEKLKKFTLEGVVQKLECPLLITWGAEDKLTPREIADRLYKEAGSKDKTLKVFDRATGGFEHCQADNRQVGTDYICDWLEDRLR, translated from the coding sequence ATGTATTACGAGAGCAACTGGATCCACAGCTTCCCGCAAAACTACCAATGGTCGAACGCGACCCTGATCACCAAGGGGATGGCGCCGTACGGCGCGGTGGCGCTGGGCGAGATCGACGAGATCGTGCTGCGGCTGCACGCGCGCGCGGACGAGCCCCACGCGTGGTGGGAGGAGTGGTGCGCGATGGCCGAGCGCGTCGAGAAGCTCGGCGACGAAGCCGCCGCCGCGGGGCACCACGCGACCGCCGGCAACTACTACCTGCGCGCCGGGATGTACTACTTCACCGGCGAGCGCATGGTGCCGCCGGGCGAGCAGAAGACGGGCATCTACAAGCGCAGCCTGCGCTGCTCGCAGGAAGGGTTGAAGCGCCGCTATCCCGAGCTCGAGATCGTCGATGTGCCGTACGAGAATTCGGGCCTCGCCGCGTATTTCCTGAAGACCACGCGCACCAGGGGTCCCGCGCCGACGGTCGTCCTCTTCAACGGTCTCGACAACTGTAAGGAAATGAACGTGCTCTTCGCGGGGGCCGAGCTCGCGTTTCGCGGTTTCAACTGCCTTGCGATCGACGGCCCGGGACAGGGCGAGTCGCTGCGGCTGCGCAACCATCCCTCGCGCTACGACTACGAAGCTGCGGGCACGCCGGCGTACGAGTACGTCGCCTCGCGTGCCGACGTCGATCCCAAACGTGTGGCGATCATCGCCTACAGCGCCGGCGGCTATTACGCGCCGCGCGTCGCCGCGTTCGAGAAGCGCTACGCGGCGTGCGTCGCCTGGGGACCGCATTACGACTATCACGCGGTGTGGGAAAAGCGCTACGCGGCGATGAAGAAGGACGGCAACAGCGTCGCGACTTCGCACTTCCAACTGCCGTGGGTGCTCGGCGTCGCCGACATGGCAACCGCGATGGAGAAGCTGAAGAAGTTCACGCTCGAAGGCGTGGTGCAAAAGCTCGAGTGCCCGCTGCTCATCACCTGGGGCGCCGAGGACAAGCTGACGCCGCGCGAGATCGCCGACCGGCTCTACAAGGAAGCGGGCTCGAAGGACAAGACGCTGAAGGTCTTCGACCGGGCAACCGGCGGCTTCGAGCACTGCCAGGCCGACAACCGCCAGGTGGGGACCGATTACATCTGCGACTGGCTCGAAGACCGGTTGCGCTGA
- a CDS encoding glutathione S-transferase family protein: protein MKLHYSPASPFARKAWVTAIECGFGDRLELAATNPHESTPALVAANPFSKVPALELDDGEIVIESLLICEYLDDMAGGGIVFPKDRAERLAMLRRHAVANGLMEVSVLRRVESLRARDPDRDKNIARQAAIGKRVLNRLEADAGSLGDARDLANLSLAIALDYLDFRFASDAWRESRPKLAAWHDRYSKRDSLQSTMPK from the coding sequence ATGAAGCTGCACTATTCACCGGCCTCGCCGTTCGCGCGCAAGGCTTGGGTCACCGCCATCGAATGCGGTTTCGGCGACAGGCTCGAGCTCGCGGCGACCAATCCGCACGAATCCACTCCCGCGCTCGTCGCGGCGAATCCGTTCAGCAAGGTCCCGGCGCTCGAGCTCGACGACGGGGAGATCGTCATCGAGAGCCTGCTCATCTGCGAGTATCTCGACGACATGGCCGGCGGCGGCATCGTCTTTCCGAAGGATCGCGCCGAGCGCCTGGCGATGCTGCGCCGGCACGCGGTCGCGAACGGCCTCATGGAGGTCTCGGTGCTGCGCCGGGTCGAAAGCCTGCGCGCCAGAGATCCGGATCGCGACAAGAACATCGCGCGTCAGGCGGCGATCGGCAAGCGCGTTCTCAATCGGCTCGAGGCGGACGCCGGCTCGCTCGGCGACGCGCGCGACCTCGCGAACCTGTCGCTGGCCATCGCGCTCGATTACCTCGATTTCCGCTTCGCGTCCGACGCGTGGCGCGAAAGCAGGCCGAAGCTGGCGGCATGGCACGACCGCTATTCGAAACGCGATTCGCTGCAGTCGACGATGCCGAAGTGA